A portion of the Camelus bactrianus isolate YW-2024 breed Bactrian camel chromosome 25, ASM4877302v1, whole genome shotgun sequence genome contains these proteins:
- the LOC141574958 gene encoding uncharacterized protein LOC141574958, translating into MLKRVKTETLEYNSPGEEWEKKVVTCRKRDPRSGKKKRSALAFGRRTATPAQPPHEALASRNLAGSTTVEPEPKRVPWRLLLLLSVPGTRPRRRRSSRTAPLPGVPRSVLETNRPSSATTRLRSRTGVLSLEQSRNASSRTPLALGEPASPLPPRQWLGQSSRKCAGEVGGPVKWKHRRSGSGAPGRAAVDGGGGIREMAWEELGFTGRAIAIRLQLTEVKKLGNIHLA; encoded by the exons ATGCTGAAGAGAGTAAAGACAGAAACATTAGAG TACAACTCCCCTGGCGAGGAGTGGGAGAAAAAGGTGGTGACCTGCAGAAAGCGGGACCCCCGGAGTGGGAAAAAGAAGCGAAGCGCGCTTGCCTTTGGCCGCCGCACCGCTACGCCAGCCCAGCCGCCCCACGAGGCCCTCGCCTCCCGGAACCTGGCGGGATCTACCACCGTAGAACCAGAGCCAAAG AGAGTACCGTggcgtctcctcctcctcctctcggTACCTGGCACCCGCCCCCGGCGGCGGCGCAGCTCCCGTACGGCGCCACTTCCGGGTGTGCCCCGCTCGGTGCTCGAAACAAACCGTCCGTCCTCCGCCACCACTCGACTCCGCAGCAGGACCGGAGTTCTCAGCCTGGAGCAGTCTCGCAATGCGTCTTCTAGGACACCTCTTGCGCTCGGCGAGCCCGCGTCTCCGCTCCCACCCCGCCAGTGGTTAGGACAAAGCTCTAGGAAGTGCGCGGGGGAGGTGGGCGGACCCGTAAAGTGGAAACACCGGAGATCCGGAAGTGGCGCTCCGGGTAGAGCGGCTGTGGATGGTGGAGGTGGAATCCGG gaAATGGCCTGGGAAGAACTTGGGTTCACTGGCAGAGCAATAGCAATAAGGCTGCAG CTAACCGAAGTCAAGAAACTCGGAAACATACACTTGGCATAA